A window of the Cucurbita pepo subsp. pepo cultivar mu-cu-16 chromosome LG01, ASM280686v2, whole genome shotgun sequence genome harbors these coding sequences:
- the LOC111795922 gene encoding BAG family molecular chaperone regulator 1-like, with amino-acid sequence MVSTQNNSSIDGNRRQGVSELEVRPGGMFVQIRDLNPNPNPSPPTIELKVKFGSSYHHLHISSHASFGELKKMLAEPTGLHPEEQKVIYKNKVRDSKSYLDVARLRNGSKLVLVEDTLSKERRCLEMLKDANFQNSSKLLKQLSMEVKKLSQEVESLHMKGCKDGRVSETEVENLTEMLMRQLIALDEIQVVGDLRLQRREQVREVQKQIQSLDMMKLQLCSNGGGDSHNAHAFTSTNAKGNQRLHPKLQCTSMVKEALRNSESLVTTKWETFD; translated from the exons ATGGTTTCAACTCAGAATAACTCATCCATTGATGGAAACCGGAGGCAAGGAGTTTCAGAATTGGAAGTTAGGCCTGGAGGAATGTTTGTTCAAATCAGAGATTtgaatccaaatccaaatccctCTCCTCCCACCATCGAACTTAAGGTCAAATTTGGGTCTTCTTACCATCACCTTCATATCAGCTCCCATGCAAGCTTCG gtgaattaaaaaagatgTTGGCAGAACCAACTGGTTTGCACCCAGAAGAGCAAAAGGTAATATACAAAAACAAAGTGAGGGATTCAAAAAGCTATCTAGATGTGGCAAGACTCAGAAATGGCTCAAAACTTGTGTTGGTTGAAGACACTCTAAGCAAGGAAAGACGATGCCTTGAGATGCTTAAAGATGCAAACTTCCAAAACTCCTCAAAATTGCTAAAACAACTTAGCATGGAAGTGAAAAAGCTGTCTCAAGAG GTTGAATCTCTTCACATGAAAGGTTGTAAGGATGGGAGAGTGTCAGAAACTGAAGTGGAGAATTTGACTGAAATGCTTATGAGACAATTGATTGCGTTGGATGAAATTCAAGTGGTGGGAGACCTGAGGCTGCAAAGAAGAGAACAG GTGAGGGAAGTTCAAAAGCAAATACAAAGCCTTGACATGATGAAGCTGCAACTCTGCAGCAATGGAGGTGGAGACTCACATAATGCCCATGCTTTTACTTCCACCAATGCAAAGGGAAACCAAAGGTTGCACCCAAAGCTGCAGTGTACCAGCATGGTGAAGGAAGCTCTAAGGAATTCTGAATCGCTGGTGACAACCAAATGGGAGACTTTTGATTAG
- the LOC111795898 gene encoding mitogen-activated protein kinase 9-like, which translates to MVDKEFFTEYGEATQYEIEEVIGKGSYGVVASAIDTHSGEKVAIKKINNVFEHVSDATRILREIKLLRFLRHPDIVDIKHIILPPSRREFKDLYIVFELMESDLHHVLKANDDLTPQHHQFFLYQLLRALKYIHSAHVFHRDLKPKNILANADCKLKICDFGLARASFTDAPSAIFWTDYVATRWYRAPELCGSFFSKYTPAIDIWSIGCIFAEMLAGKPLFPGNSVVHELDLITDLLGTPSAECIAKIRNEKAKRYLNSMKKKHPIPLSRKFPNADPLALHLLERLLAFDPEDRPSAEEALADPYFHGLANVEDEPSRQPISKLEFEFERRKLTKNDVRELIYREILEYHPQMLQEYLQGSESHFLYPSGIDQFKRQFDHLEEHSGKGERGSPLLRKYVSLPRERICTPRDEDDDNCKTEQNATSAEPAALQSTPGPGYSLTALNGSVQVDCSNYNLLRSASISCSKWVD; encoded by the exons ATGGTTGACAAGGAATTTTTCACCGAATATGGTGAAGCTACTCaatatgaaattgaagaagttATAGGCAAAGGGAGCTATGGGGTTGTTGCATCTGCCATAGACACTCACTCTGGCGAGAAAGTTGCCATCAAGAAGATAAATAATGTCTTCGAGCATGTTTCGGATGCTACACGGATTCTTAGAGAAATTAAGCTCCTCCGTTTTCTTCGGCATCCTGATATTGTTGACATAAAACATATAATACTCCCTCCTTCCAGAAGGGAGTTCAAAGATTTGTACATTGTTTTTGAGTTGATGGAGTCCGACCTTCATCATGTACTCAAAGCTAATGATGATCTCACCCCTCAACATCATCAATTTTTCTTGTATCAACTTCTTAGAGCCTTGAAGTATATACATTCAG CACATGTGTTCCATAGAGATTTGAAGCCAAAGAATATACTTGCCAATGCAGACTGCAAACTGAAGATCTGTGACTTTGGGCTTGCTCGTGCATCTTTTACTGATGCCCCATCTGCTATTTTTTGGACT GATTATGTGGCTACTCGATGGTACCGTGCTCCTGAACTCTGTGGCTCCTTTTTCTCAAAG TATACACCAGCTATTGATATTTGGAGCATAGGATGTATATTCGCTGAAATGTTGGCAGGCAAGCCATTGTTTCCTGGGAATAGTGTTGTGCATGAGCTGGATCTAATAACTGATTTACTTGGTACTCCTTCGGCTGAATGCATTGCTAAG ATTCGTAATGAAAAGGCTAAAAGATACTTGAATAGCATGAAAAAAAAGCACCCTATTCCGCTGTCAAGAAAGTTCCCTAATGCAGATCCACTTGCTCTTCATTTACTTGAGCGTCTGCTTGCATTTGATCCGGAGGATCGTCCTTCTGCTGAGGAG GCATTAGCTGATCCATATTTCCATGGGCTTGCAAATGTGGAGGATGAACCATCGAGGCAACCCATTTCAAAACttgagtttgagtttgaaaGGAGAAAGTTAACCAAAAATGATGTCAGAGAGCTTATTTATAGAGAA ATTTTAGAGTATCATCCTCAAATGCTACAGGAATACCTTCAAGGTTCTGAGAGTCACTTCTTGTATCCCAG TGGAATTGATCAATTCAAGCGTCAATTTGATCATCTGGAGGAACACTCTGGTAAAGGTGAGAGAGGCAGTCCGCTCCTGAGGAAGTATGTCTCCTTGCCTAG GGAGCGAATCTGTACACCAagagatgaagatgatgataatTGTAAAACAGAACAGAATGCAACTTCAGCAGAACCTGCAGCGCTTCAAAGCACTCCTGGACCTGGTTATTCATTAACTGCTCTGAATGGTTCTGTTCAAGTAGACTGCAGCAATTACAACCTGTTGAGGAGTGCAAGTATTAGTTGCTCAAAATGGGTGGATTAA